The following are encoded together in the Humulus lupulus chromosome 5, drHumLupu1.1, whole genome shotgun sequence genome:
- the LOC133833929 gene encoding expansin-like B1, with protein sequence MGFTLEKHMCTLLGLMVLFPAFCTSQFSDSRATYYGSPDCYGTPRGACGFGEYGRTINDGYVSGVSKLYTNGSGCGACYQVRCKNPQYCNSDGVNVVVTDHGEGDRTDFIMSPRAYSKLALPSATKELFACGVVEVEYRRISCQYSGCNVMYKVHEHSKYPDYLALIVIYVAGQNDVTAVEIWQEDCKEWIPMRRAFGAVWDMANPPSGSVTLRFQATGNAGYTYWVQSTNAIPQDWKAGAAYDSAVQLT encoded by the exons ATGGGGTTTACACTCGAGAAGCATATGTGTACTTTGCTTGGTCTTATGGTGCTTTTTCCTGCATTTTGTACCTCTCAGTTTTCTGACTCTAGAGCAACCTATTATGGTAGCCCTGACTGCTACGGGACTCCAA GAGGAGCTTGTGGGTTTGGTGAATATGGAAGGACTATAAATGACGGTTACGTCTCCGGAGTTTCTAAGCTCTATACGAATGGATCTGGTTGTGGTGCATGTTATCAG GTTAGGTGCAAAAATCCACAGTATTGTAACTCAGATGGAGTTAACGTAGTGGTGACTGACCATGGTGAAGGAGATAGAACTGACTTTATCATGAGCCCACGAGCCTACTCAAAGTTGGCACTTCCAAGCGCAACGAAAGAGTTGTTCGCTTGTGGTGTGGTTGAAGTTGAATACAGAAGAATCTCTTGCCAATACTCAGGTTGCAATGTTATGTACAAAGTCCATGAACACAGCAAGTATCCCGACTACTTGGCTTTGATAGTTATCTATGTAGCTGGCCAAAATGACGTCACAGCCGTTGAGATATGGCAG GAGGATTGCAAGGAATGGATACCTATGCGCCGAGCCTTTGGGGCAGTTTGGGACATGGCAAATCCACCAAGTGGGTCGGTGACCTTGAGGTTCCAAGCAACAGGCAATGCAGGCTACACTTACTGGGTTCAGTCAACTAATGCCATTCCTCAGGATTGGAAAGCTGGGGCTGCCTATGACTCCGCTGTTCAGCTTACTTAA